In one Salipiger abyssi genomic region, the following are encoded:
- a CDS encoding universal stress protein, producing MRKFLVVLDDSRECLNAMRFAAMRAARTKGGVTILSVIPPDEFNHWIGVGDLMREEARERIHAHFEVFAKWMRDRQGVDPVLVIREGDVVSEILAQVREDEDIGVLVLGAASGKKGPGPLVSQLSKGSGSLPIPVTIVPGDLSKERLESIT from the coding sequence ATGCGCAAGTTTCTTGTCGTGCTCGACGACAGCCGCGAATGCCTGAACGCCATGCGCTTTGCCGCCATGCGGGCGGCGCGCACCAAGGGCGGCGTGACCATCCTTTCGGTGATTCCGCCGGATGAATTCAACCACTGGATCGGCGTCGGCGACCTGATGCGCGAGGAGGCCCGCGAGCGCATCCACGCGCATTTCGAGGTTTTCGCGAAATGGATGCGCGACCGGCAAGGGGTCGATCCCGTCCTGGTGATCCGCGAGGGCGATGTTGTGAGCGAGATCCTGGCGCAGGTACGCGAGGACGAGGATATCGGCGTGCTGGTGCTGGGTGCCGCCTCGGGCAAGAAGGGGCCGGGGCCGCTGGTCAGCCAGCTCAGCAAGGGCTCGGGCAGCCTGCCGATCCCGGTGACCATCGTGCCGGGGGATCTGTCGAAGGAACGGCTGGAATCGATCACCTGA
- a CDS encoding BMP family lipoprotein encodes MSLMKHFLGAAATLALSAGAALADPALIYDLGGKFDKSFNEAAYNGAEAYVAETGGSYRDIELQSEAQREQALRRFAEAGFNPVVTTGFSMSSPIASVAADYPETKFVTIDGFVNPEEHPNVLSILFSEHEGSYLVGMMAAMASETGTVGFIGGMDIPLIRKFACGYAQGALAVNPDANVISNMTGTTPAAWNDPVKGSELTKAQISQGADVIYAAAGGTGLGVLQTAADEDILSIGVDSNQNYLHPGKVLTSMLKRVDVAVKEAMEAGEDLETGVMVLGLAENGVGYALDDDNAPLVSDEMKAAVDAAREQIIAGEIEVHDYSSDDSCPVLSF; translated from the coding sequence ATGAGCTTGATGAAACATTTCCTCGGCGCCGCCGCGACGCTGGCACTGAGCGCGGGCGCCGCGCTGGCCGATCCGGCGCTGATTTACGACCTGGGCGGCAAATTCGACAAGAGTTTCAACGAGGCGGCCTATAACGGTGCCGAGGCCTATGTGGCGGAAACCGGCGGCTCCTACCGCGATATCGAGCTGCAATCCGAAGCGCAGCGCGAGCAGGCGCTGCGCCGCTTCGCCGAGGCCGGCTTCAACCCGGTGGTGACCACCGGCTTCTCGATGTCCTCGCCCATCGCCTCGGTCGCGGCGGATTACCCGGAGACCAAATTCGTCACCATCGACGGCTTCGTGAACCCCGAAGAGCATCCCAACGTGCTGTCGATCCTGTTCTCGGAACATGAGGGTTCGTATCTTGTCGGCATGATGGCGGCGATGGCTTCGGAGACCGGCACCGTCGGCTTCATCGGCGGCATGGACATTCCGCTGATCCGCAAATTCGCCTGCGGCTATGCCCAGGGCGCGCTGGCCGTGAACCCCGACGCCAATGTGATCTCCAATATGACCGGTACCACGCCCGCGGCCTGGAACGACCCGGTGAAAGGCTCTGAGCTGACCAAGGCGCAGATCTCGCAGGGCGCGGATGTGATCTATGCCGCCGCCGGCGGCACCGGGCTCGGCGTGCTGCAAACCGCCGCCGACGAGGACATCCTGTCGATCGGCGTGGACAGCAACCAGAACTACCTGCACCCGGGCAAGGTGCTGACCTCAATGCTCAAGCGCGTGGATGTCGCCGTGAAAGAGGCGATGGAAGCGGGCGAGGACCTGGAAACCGGCGTCATGGTGCTGGGCCTGGCCGAGAACGGCGTGGGCTATGCGCTCGACGACGACAACGCCCCGCTTGTCAGCGACGAGATGAAAGCCGCCGTCGACGCGGCGCGCGAGCAGATCATCGCGGGCGAGATCGAGGTCCACGATTATTCCTCGGATGACAGCTGCCCTGTGCTGAGCTTCTGA
- a CDS encoding GNAT family N-acetyltransferase — MTAAELAGIAARAYRHMTPWREADFAATLGHPTTVLSAGEGAFVLGRVVAGEAEILALATDPERQRQGAARAVLVAFEHAAMARGAEEIFLEVAAANTPARSFYEACGYARAGLRKAYYTCPDGSRDDALLMRKALPEN; from the coding sequence ATGACAGCCGCAGAACTGGCGGGCATCGCCGCCCGCGCCTATCGTCACATGACCCCATGGCGCGAGGCCGATTTCGCCGCCACGCTCGGCCATCCCACCACGGTGCTCAGCGCGGGGGAGGGCGCCTTTGTGCTGGGTCGCGTGGTGGCGGGCGAGGCGGAAATTCTGGCGCTGGCGACCGATCCCGAACGCCAGCGGCAGGGGGCTGCCCGCGCCGTTCTGGTGGCGTTCGAGCACGCGGCCATGGCGCGCGGGGCGGAGGAAATCTTTCTCGAGGTGGCCGCTGCCAACACACCCGCGCGGTCCTTCTACGAGGCCTGTGGCTACGCCCGCGCGGGCCTGCGCAAAGCCTATTATACCTGCCCCGACGGAAGCCGCGACGATGCGCTGCTCATGCGCAAGGCGCTGCCCGAAAATTAG
- a CDS encoding ABC transporter permease, producing the protein MDKMPAWADAVLVPLISILLAAILSAIVILAIGENPVDAFKLMVDGALMRSSGWGYTLYYTTNFIFTGLCVAVAFHAKMFNIGGEGQAMIGGLGVALACLFIPFPHWSVALFVAMLAGGAFGAAWALIPSYLQAKRGSHIVITTIMFNFIAAAVLNYVLVNLLRPTGAMDPATATFPAATHLPTFQDMFAPEGSRMFRGSPANVTFFLAVLACIGFWFLIWRTKLGYEIRAFGHSESAAKYAGISPVRITIVSMLISGGLAGLMALNTTMGEAERLVLNATEGAGFIGIAVALMGRSHPVGVFLAALLFGFLYQGGAELALWTNIPRELITVIQALVILFTGALDNMVRMPLEKLFLGMRRNGQNG; encoded by the coding sequence ATGGATAAGATGCCCGCCTGGGCCGATGCGGTGCTCGTGCCCCTGATCTCGATCCTGCTGGCGGCGATCCTGTCGGCCATCGTGATCCTGGCCATCGGCGAGAACCCGGTGGATGCGTTCAAGCTCATGGTCGACGGCGCGCTGATGCGCAGCTCGGGCTGGGGCTATACGCTTTATTACACCACCAATTTCATCTTCACCGGGCTCTGCGTCGCGGTCGCCTTCCACGCCAAGATGTTCAATATCGGCGGCGAGGGGCAGGCGATGATCGGGGGCCTGGGCGTCGCGCTGGCCTGTCTCTTCATCCCCTTCCCGCACTGGTCGGTGGCGCTCTTCGTGGCGATGCTGGCGGGCGGGGCCTTTGGCGCCGCCTGGGCGCTGATCCCGTCCTACCTTCAGGCCAAGCGCGGCAGCCATATCGTGATCACCACGATCATGTTCAACTTCATCGCCGCCGCCGTGCTGAACTACGTTCTGGTCAACCTGCTGCGCCCCACCGGCGCCATGGACCCGGCCACCGCGACCTTTCCGGCGGCGACGCATCTGCCGACCTTTCAGGACATGTTCGCCCCCGAGGGCAGCCGGATGTTCCGGGGCTCACCCGCCAATGTCACCTTCTTCCTCGCCGTTCTGGCCTGTATCGGCTTCTGGTTCCTGATCTGGCGCACCAAGCTCGGCTATGAGATCCGCGCTTTTGGCCATTCAGAAAGCGCCGCGAAATACGCAGGCATCTCGCCGGTGCGCATCACCATCGTGTCGATGCTGATTTCCGGCGGGCTGGCGGGGCTGATGGCGCTCAACACCACCATGGGCGAGGCCGAACGGCTGGTGCTGAACGCCACCGAGGGCGCGGGCTTCATCGGCATCGCCGTGGCGCTGATGGGCCGTTCGCACCCGGTAGGGGTGTTCCTCGCGGCGCTGCTCTTCGGGTTCCTCTATCAGGGCGGGGCCGAGCTGGCGCTCTGGACCAATATCCCGCGCGAGCTGATCACGGTGATCCAGGCGCTGGTGATCCTCTTCACCGGGGCGCTCGACAATATGGTGCGGATGCCGCTGGAAAAGCTCTTCCTCGGCATGCGCCGCAACGGGCAGAACGGCTGA
- a CDS encoding DUF2267 domain-containing protein → MPMPWTYRHPEKEWRLFLDDIREVMGTPSSNVAYTAAEGVFGAFRSRLDVVQALGFAQVLPAVPRALFVQGWEPAPPVPWADRRTYLAEAKALRADHNFIADTAVEAVSYALNRALRPDVLAKALARIGPEAEAFWRLTGYSEADLTPGIR, encoded by the coding sequence ATGCCGATGCCCTGGACCTACCGCCACCCGGAAAAGGAGTGGCGGCTGTTTCTCGACGATATTCGCGAGGTGATGGGCACGCCTTCGTCCAATGTAGCCTATACGGCGGCGGAAGGGGTCTTTGGCGCGTTCCGGTCGCGGCTGGACGTGGTGCAGGCGCTTGGTTTTGCGCAGGTCTTGCCTGCCGTGCCGAGGGCGCTCTTCGTGCAGGGCTGGGAGCCGGCGCCGCCGGTGCCCTGGGCGGATCGCCGCACCTACCTTGCCGAGGCGAAAGCGCTGCGCGCCGATCACAATTTCATTGCCGATACCGCGGTGGAGGCGGTGTCGTATGCGCTGAACCGGGCGCTGCGCCCGGATGTGCTGGCGAAGGCACTGGCGCGTATCGGGCCCGAGGCCGAGGCGTTCTGGCGGCTCACGGGCTATTCCGAGGCGGATTTGACCCCGGGAATCCGCTGA
- a CDS encoding branched-chain amino acid aminotransferase produces the protein MAVGKNIRTYFQGTWHDGDIPVMKASDHGSWLGSTVFDGARYVNGLAPDLYAHCARVNRSAEALMLVPTVSTEEMVQIVWEGLSAYPKDAAVYIRPMYWGIHGDPTAIVPAPDQTGFAIGLEEIPVAPPSATTTLGRTRFRRPVMEDAVVNAKAGCLYPNNARMLAEVRGRGFGNALVADAMGNVAESATANVFMVKDGVAFTPIANGTFLSGITRARHIENMRADGIEVHETVLGFQDFEDADEVFLSGNLHKVTPVVGFEESSYQIGPVTQRVRELYWDWAASEG, from the coding sequence ATGGCAGTGGGAAAGAACATCCGCACCTATTTCCAAGGCACCTGGCACGATGGCGATATCCCGGTGATGAAGGCCTCCGACCACGGTTCCTGGCTGGGCAGCACCGTATTCGACGGCGCGCGCTATGTGAACGGGCTGGCGCCGGATCTCTATGCCCATTGCGCGCGGGTGAACCGCTCTGCCGAGGCGCTGATGCTGGTGCCCACGGTTTCGACCGAGGAGATGGTGCAGATCGTCTGGGAGGGGCTATCGGCCTATCCCAAGGACGCTGCCGTCTATATCCGCCCGATGTACTGGGGCATCCATGGCGACCCCACCGCGATCGTGCCCGCCCCCGACCAGACCGGTTTCGCCATCGGCCTCGAAGAGATCCCCGTCGCGCCGCCCAGTGCCACCACCACGCTCGGGCGCACGCGCTTTCGCCGCCCCGTCATGGAGGACGCGGTGGTCAACGCCAAGGCGGGCTGTCTCTACCCCAACAATGCGCGCATGCTGGCCGAGGTGCGGGGCCGTGGTTTCGGCAATGCGCTGGTGGCGGATGCCATGGGCAATGTCGCCGAAAGCGCCACCGCCAATGTCTTCATGGTGAAGGACGGGGTCGCCTTTACCCCCATCGCCAACGGCACCTTCCTGTCGGGCATCACCCGGGCGCGCCACATCGAGAACATGCGCGCCGACGGCATCGAGGTGCATGAGACGGTGCTGGGGTTTCAGGATTTCGAAGACGCCGATGAGGTGTTCCTGTCGGGCAACCTGCACAAGGTCACCCCGGTGGTGGGCTTCGAGGAGAGCAGCTATCAGATCGGCCCCGTCACCCAGCGCGTGCGCGAGCTCTACTGGGACTGGGCTGCCAGCGAGGGCTGA
- a CDS encoding GlsB/YeaQ/YmgE family stress response membrane protein, with translation MPVVWLIVIGAAAGFLATRFMQIRLGVVETVAIGIAGAVIGGLVLRFLIAMTGALAGLVGAVLGAMLLIWLWQTYMRR, from the coding sequence ATGCCCGTGGTCTGGCTCATCGTCATCGGCGCGGCGGCGGGGTTTCTCGCCACACGCTTCATGCAGATCCGGCTCGGCGTGGTCGAGACCGTGGCCATCGGCATCGCCGGCGCGGTGATCGGCGGCCTGGTGCTGCGCTTTCTCATTGCCATGACCGGGGCGCTCGCCGGGCTGGTCGGCGCGGTGCTGGGCGCGATGCTGCTGATCTGGCTGTGGCAGACCTACATGCGCCGCTAG
- the tsaB gene encoding tRNA (adenosine(37)-N6)-threonylcarbamoyltransferase complex dimerization subunit type 1 TsaB, whose amino-acid sequence MTSEPTVLAFDTSAAHCAAALLLGGQIVAENREEMGRGQAERLMPMLGALLDEAGAVWEELDAVAVGIGPGNFTGIRISVAAARGLALSLGIPAIGVSEFEALRGPGGLHDSRPELVSLRSSRRGADVVVQMFDGAAPAGKPVELAIYDDAEALRARVAHVPAGVPVVGAEAGALNTVLNEGRDAADVPFAAYCMDCMGGPAAAIARVAAEKLRMGQPGPRPAPLYIRPADAAPSKEPPPVILP is encoded by the coding sequence ATGACTTCAGAGCCCACGGTTCTCGCCTTCGACACATCGGCCGCGCATTGCGCGGCCGCTCTGCTGTTGGGCGGGCAGATCGTCGCCGAGAACCGCGAGGAGATGGGGCGCGGCCAGGCGGAGCGGCTGATGCCGATGCTGGGCGCGCTGCTCGACGAGGCCGGCGCGGTCTGGGAAGAGCTCGACGCGGTGGCGGTGGGCATCGGGCCGGGCAATTTCACCGGCATCCGGATTTCCGTCGCGGCGGCGCGCGGGCTGGCTCTGTCGCTGGGCATCCCGGCCATCGGCGTGTCGGAATTCGAAGCCCTGCGCGGCCCCGGCGGTCTGCATGACAGCCGCCCCGAGCTGGTCAGCCTGCGCTCGTCCCGGCGCGGCGCCGATGTGGTGGTGCAGATGTTCGACGGCGCGGCGCCCGCGGGCAAGCCGGTGGAGCTGGCGATCTATGACGATGCGGAGGCGCTGCGCGCGCGGGTGGCGCATGTGCCGGCGGGCGTGCCGGTGGTGGGCGCCGAGGCCGGCGCGCTCAACACGGTGCTTAACGAAGGGCGCGATGCGGCGGATGTGCCCTTTGCGGCCTATTGCATGGATTGCATGGGCGGGCCTGCGGCCGCCATCGCCCGCGTGGCGGCGGAAAAGCTGCGCATGGGCCAGCCCGGCCCGCGCCCGGCACCGCTCTATATCCGTCCCGCCGATGCGGCGCCCTCGAAAGAGCCACCGCCGGTGATTCTGCCATGA
- a CDS encoding ABC transporter permease produces the protein MDLVTVLQVLDSTVRLATPLLLACLAGLFSERSGIFDIGLEGKMLAAAFASAAIAAVTGSVWLGLLAGIVASLLMSGIHGLASITFRGNQLISGVAINFLASGLTVLIAQDWFGQGGRTPSLMGGGRFEPITLPFAEALSGVPVLGPVYAELISGHSILVYVAFLMVPLSWFVLFRTRFGLRLRAVGEAPEAVDTAGVSVIGLRYAAVMICGLLCGLAGAYLATGLQAGFVREMTAGRGYIALAALIFAKWRPWYALSACLLFGLLQAVALRYQNIDLGGITIPVQVMDALPYILTVVILAGFVGKAIPPRAGGEPYVKER, from the coding sequence ATGGATCTCGTGACGGTTCTTCAGGTGCTCGATTCCACCGTGCGGCTGGCCACGCCGCTGCTGCTCGCCTGCCTTGCCGGGCTGTTCTCCGAGCGCTCCGGCATCTTCGACATCGGGCTCGAGGGCAAGATGCTCGCCGCCGCCTTTGCCTCCGCCGCCATCGCGGCAGTGACCGGATCGGTCTGGCTGGGGCTGCTCGCGGGCATCGTGGCGTCGCTGCTGATGAGCGGCATCCACGGGCTGGCCTCGATCACCTTCCGGGGCAACCAGCTCATTTCCGGCGTGGCGATCAACTTCCTCGCCTCGGGCCTCACGGTGCTGATCGCGCAGGACTGGTTCGGGCAGGGCGGGCGCACCCCTTCGCTGATGGGCGGCGGACGGTTCGAGCCGATCACGCTGCCCTTTGCCGAGGCGCTGAGCGGTGTGCCGGTGCTGGGCCCGGTCTATGCCGAACTGATCTCGGGCCATTCGATCCTCGTCTATGTCGCCTTTCTCATGGTGCCGCTGAGCTGGTTCGTCCTGTTCCGCACCCGCTTCGGCCTGCGCCTGCGCGCGGTGGGCGAGGCGCCCGAGGCGGTGGACACCGCCGGGGTCTCGGTGATCGGTCTGCGCTATGCGGCGGTGATGATCTGCGGGCTGCTCTGCGGGCTGGCGGGGGCCTATCTGGCCACCGGTCTCCAGGCAGGGTTCGTGCGCGAGATGACGGCGGGGCGCGGCTATATCGCGCTGGCGGCGCTGATCTTTGCCAAATGGCGGCCCTGGTACGCGCTCTCGGCCTGCCTGCTCTTCGGTCTGCTTCAGGCGGTGGCGCTGCGCTATCAGAATATCGACCTCGGCGGCATCACCATCCCGGTGCAGGTGATGGACGCGCTGCCCTATATTCTGACCGTGGTGATCCTCGCGGGCTTTGTCGGCAAGGCGATCCCGCCGCGCGCCGGCGGTGAGCCCTATGTCAAGGAGCGCTGA
- a CDS encoding ABC transporter ATP-binding protein: MTDTAPAIELKGISKAFGPVQANKDISIRVMPGTIHGIIGENGAGKSTLMSILYGFYKADAGEVWIQGKKTEIPDSQAAIAAGIGMVFQHFKLVQNFTVLENVILGAEDGPMLRPSLARARGVLKSLAEEYELNVDPDQLIENLSVGHQQRVEILKALYRQADILILDEPTGVLTPAEADHLFRILDNLRSEGKTIVLITHKLREIMEITDTVSVMRRGEMTATVKTVETSPEQLAELMVGRKVLLRVDKAPAKPGAPILQVDTLRHTDRHGVERLKGVSLEVKAGEILGIAGVAGNGQSELLEVLGGYADASGTVRVNGTEIDLTGRHSDGQSRRARGIAHVPEDRQTEGLIMPYTAWENIVFGYHRDPRYQSGLLMNNALIRDEAQDKMTRYDVRPPNPNLAARNFSGGNQQKIVLAREIERDPDILLIGQPTRGVDIGAIEFIHQEIVRLRDQGKAILLVSVELDEILSLSDRIAVMFDGRIMGERLPSETDQTELGLLMAGVTERPDKPLIEAVDAQLDAKEAREAEQHD, from the coding sequence ATGACCGACACCGCCCCCGCCATCGAGCTGAAAGGCATCTCCAAGGCCTTCGGACCGGTTCAGGCCAACAAGGATATCTCGATCCGCGTCATGCCGGGCACGATCCACGGCATCATCGGCGAGAACGGCGCCGGGAAATCGACGCTGATGTCGATCCTCTACGGCTTCTACAAGGCCGATGCGGGCGAGGTCTGGATCCAGGGCAAAAAGACCGAGATCCCCGACAGCCAGGCCGCCATCGCCGCCGGCATCGGCATGGTGTTCCAGCATTTCAAGCTGGTGCAGAACTTTACCGTGCTGGAAAACGTCATCCTCGGCGCCGAGGACGGGCCGATGCTGCGCCCCTCGCTGGCGCGCGCCCGCGGCGTGCTGAAATCGCTGGCCGAGGAATATGAGCTGAATGTCGATCCCGATCAGCTCATCGAAAACCTCTCCGTCGGCCACCAGCAGCGGGTCGAGATCCTCAAGGCGCTCTACCGTCAGGCCGATATCCTCATCCTCGACGAGCCCACCGGTGTGCTGACCCCCGCCGAGGCCGATCACCTGTTCCGCATCCTCGACAACCTGCGTTCCGAGGGCAAGACCATCGTCCTCATCACCCACAAGCTGCGCGAGATCATGGAGATCACCGACACCGTCTCGGTCATGCGGCGCGGCGAGATGACGGCGACCGTGAAAACCGTCGAGACCTCGCCGGAACAGCTCGCCGAGCTGATGGTGGGCCGCAAGGTGCTGCTGCGGGTCGACAAAGCGCCCGCGAAGCCCGGCGCGCCGATCCTTCAGGTCGACACCCTGCGCCACACCGACCGGCACGGGGTCGAGCGGCTCAAGGGCGTGTCGCTGGAGGTGAAGGCGGGCGAGATCCTCGGCATCGCGGGGGTGGCCGGCAATGGCCAGTCCGAGCTGCTGGAGGTGCTGGGCGGCTATGCCGACGCAAGTGGCACCGTGCGGGTGAACGGCACCGAGATCGACCTCACCGGGCGGCATTCCGACGGCCAGTCGCGGCGCGCGCGCGGCATCGCCCATGTGCCCGAGGACCGCCAGACCGAAGGGCTGATCATGCCCTACACCGCCTGGGAGAACATCGTCTTCGGCTATCACCGCGACCCGCGCTACCAGTCGGGCCTCTTGATGAACAATGCGCTTATCAGGGACGAGGCGCAGGACAAGATGACCCGCTACGACGTGCGCCCGCCCAACCCCAACCTCGCGGCGCGCAACTTCTCCGGCGGCAACCAGCAAAAGATCGTGCTCGCCCGCGAGATCGAGCGCGACCCCGATATCCTGCTCATCGGCCAGCCGACGCGCGGCGTCGATATCGGCGCCATCGAATTCATCCATCAGGAAATCGTCCGCCTGCGCGATCAGGGCAAGGCGATCCTTCTGGTCTCGGTCGAGCTCGACGAGATCCTGTCGCTCTCCGACCGCATCGCGGTGATGTTCGACGGCCGGATCATGGGCGAGCGCCTGCCGTCCGAGACCGACCAGACCGAGCTCGGCCTGCTCATGGCGGGCGTGACCGAGCGCCCCGACAAACCGCTGATCGAGGCGGTGGACGCCCAGCTCGACGCGAAAGAGGCGCGGGAGGCCGAACAGCATGACTGA
- the fmt gene encoding methionyl-tRNA formyltransferase, with amino-acid sequence MRVIFMGTPDFSVPVLDALVKAGHEIAAVYCQPPRPAGRGKKDRPTPVHARAEALGLEVRHPVSLKSDEEQARFAALQADVAVVVAYGLILPQPVLDAPTHGCLNIHASLLPRWRGAAPIHRAIMSGDAETGICIMQMEAGLDTGPVLLREATAIGSEETTGALHDRLSVMGARLIVDALSRLEELTPEPQPETGVTYAAKIDKAEAAVDWSQPAEAISRQIRGLAPFPGAWTSLGGDRIKLLGARVVPGSGAPGVALDDGFTIACGEAAVEVTRAQRAGKGAQEAESFLRGMAIPRGTKLGEG; translated from the coding sequence ATGCGCGTGATCTTCATGGGAACGCCGGACTTCTCGGTGCCGGTGCTGGACGCGCTGGTCAAGGCCGGGCACGAGATCGCCGCCGTTTACTGTCAGCCGCCCCGCCCCGCCGGGCGCGGCAAGAAGGACCGGCCCACCCCGGTCCATGCCCGCGCCGAGGCGCTCGGGCTGGAGGTGCGCCACCCGGTCAGCCTGAAATCCGACGAGGAGCAGGCGCGCTTTGCCGCGCTTCAGGCGGATGTGGCGGTGGTCGTGGCCTATGGGCTGATCCTGCCGCAACCCGTTCTGGATGCGCCGACCCACGGTTGTCTGAACATCCACGCCTCGCTGCTGCCGCGCTGGCGCGGCGCGGCACCGATCCATCGTGCCATCATGTCCGGCGATGCGGAAACCGGCATCTGCATCATGCAGATGGAGGCCGGGCTCGACACCGGCCCGGTGCTGCTGCGCGAGGCCACGGCGATTGGCTCGGAAGAGACCACCGGCGCGCTGCATGACCGGCTGAGCGTGATGGGCGCGCGGCTGATTGTCGACGCGCTGTCCCGGCTGGAGGAACTGACCCCCGAGCCGCAGCCCGAGACCGGCGTGACCTATGCCGCCAAGATCGACAAGGCCGAGGCGGCGGTGGACTGGTCGCAGCCCGCAGAGGCGATCTCGCGCCAGATCCGCGGGCTGGCACCGTTCCCCGGCGCCTGGACGAGTCTGGGCGGCGACCGCATCAAGCTGCTCGGCGCGCGGGTGGTGCCGGGCTCCGGCGCGCCGGGCGTGGCGCTGGATGACGGCTTCACCATCGCCTGCGGCGAGGCGGCGGTAGAGGTGACGCGGGCGCAGCGCGCCGGCAAGGGCGCGCAGGAGGCCGAGAGCTTCCTGCGCGGCATGGCCATCCCGCGCGGCACAAAGCTGGGAGAGGGCTGA
- a CDS encoding NifU family protein: MFIQTESTPNPATLKFLPGQSVLGSGTADFPSAEGAEASPLAKRLFGVKGVAGVFFGSDFVTVTKDDTADWDHVKPAVLGAIMEHFQSGDPVMAGEGGASGHATFEGEDEEIVGQIKELLDSRVRPAVAQDGGDITFHGFERGVVYLHMQGACAGCPSSTLTLKMGIENLLRHYIPEVTEVRPVA, encoded by the coding sequence ATGTTTATTCAGACCGAATCCACCCCGAACCCCGCGACGCTGAAGTTCCTGCCCGGACAGTCCGTTCTGGGCAGCGGCACCGCGGATTTCCCCAGTGCCGAGGGCGCCGAGGCCTCGCCGCTCGCCAAGCGCCTCTTCGGTGTGAAGGGCGTCGCCGGCGTGTTCTTCGGCAGCGATTTCGTCACCGTGACCAAGGACGACACCGCGGATTGGGATCACGTCAAACCGGCGGTGCTCGGCGCGATCATGGAGCATTTCCAGTCCGGCGACCCGGTGATGGCGGGCGAGGGCGGTGCCTCAGGACATGCCACCTTTGAAGGGGAAGACGAGGAGATCGTCGGCCAGATCAAGGAGCTGCTCGACAGCCGGGTGCGTCCGGCAGTGGCTCAGGATGGCGGCGACATCACCTTCCACGGCTTCGAGCGCGGCGTGGTCTATCTGCACATGCAGGGCGCCTGTGCCGGTTGCCCCTCCTCGACCCTGACGCTGAAGATGGGCATCGAGAACTTGCTGCGCCACTATATCCCCGAAGTCACCGAGGTGCGTCCGGTCGCCTGA
- a CDS encoding LysE family translocator: MDTLLPFLPKFAAAYAILLVAASSPGPAVAMLLGVASSRGRRAALTVTTGIAAGSVTINLLTLVGLGLLLSQIAWAMTIMRMIGAAYLAWLAIGAFRKALNPPPLTAMRDVPASPGRLLAMGYLLQVTNPKAIVFWLAIASVGATHGGDAGIVALFVLGAFLISFGCHGAWALLLSSAPVRAGYARARRWVEGALGAFFAFAAFKIATSKG, encoded by the coding sequence ATGGACACCCTGCTGCCTTTCCTGCCGAAATTCGCCGCCGCCTACGCGATCCTGCTGGTCGCGGCGAGCTCGCCCGGCCCCGCCGTCGCCATGCTGCTGGGCGTGGCCAGCTCGCGCGGGCGCCGCGCCGCGCTGACCGTGACGACCGGAATCGCCGCCGGCAGCGTCACCATCAACCTGCTGACGCTGGTCGGGCTCGGGTTGCTGCTGAGCCAGATCGCCTGGGCGATGACGATCATGCGGATGATCGGCGCCGCCTATCTCGCCTGGCTCGCCATCGGCGCCTTCCGCAAGGCGCTGAACCCGCCGCCGCTCACCGCCATGCGCGATGTGCCGGCCTCGCCGGGGCGACTCCTGGCGATGGGCTATCTGCTTCAGGTGACCAACCCCAAGGCCATCGTGTTCTGGCTCGCCATCGCCTCGGTCGGTGCCACCCATGGCGGCGACGCGGGCATCGTGGCGCTCTTCGTGCTCGGCGCCTTCCTGATCTCCTTTGGCTGCCACGGCGCCTGGGCGCTGCTGCTGTCCTCGGCGCCGGTACGGGCGGGCTATGCCCGGGCGCGGCGCTGGGTCGAAGGGGCGCTCGGCGCGTTCTTCGCCTTTGCCGCCTTCAAGATCGCAACCTCGAAAGGCTGA